In Thiomonas arsenitoxydans, the genomic stretch CAGATCAGCGCTGCAGGTATTGCAGCTTGTCGGGCTTGTCTTTCCACTCGTCCGCGTCATCGGGCGCGGCTTTGCGCTTGGTGATGCTGGGCCACTGGCGAGACAGTTCTGCGTTGAGCTTGATGAAAGCCTGCTGGTCGCCCGGCACATCTTCTTCGGCGTAGATGGCGTTGGCCGGACACTCAGGCACGCACACGGCGCAGTCAATGCATTCGTCGGGGTCGATGGCGAGGAAGTTGGGGCCTTCACGGAAGCAGTCCACCGGGCAGACGTCAACGCAGTCGGTGTATTTGCAGCGGATGCAGTTTTCAGTAACGACGAAAGTCATTTGCGGAACCGGATGTATCAAAGGGTCAAAATTTTAACTGGCGCGGCCAGGTCGGCTCTGCATCAGATCAAAACCCGGCTACCGCAGGGGTGAGCCCATGAAAAAAACCACCGCGTCAGGCGGGCGGACGACGGTGGTTGAGTGGCGGCAACGCGCTCAGGTTTTGCGCGAAGTCGCCGCGGCCAGCGGCACGGCCGGCGCACTGCGCGTGCGTTGGCCCATGCGCTGCCACAACTCGAAGCCGATCATGCCCGCGACCATGCTGCTGAAAAACAGCCACTCCTGCCAGGTCGAGGCGGCCAACGATGCGAGCGAGGGCCCCGGGCACAGGCCGGTCATGCCCCAGCCGATGCCGAAAATGGCACTGCCCAGAATGAGCTTTCCGGTGATGCCCCGGGTCGATGGAAAGGCGATTTTTTCGCCGACCAGAGATCGGGCGCGTCGTTGCGCCAGTTGCATGGGCACCAGTGCGACGACCACGGCAGTGACCATGACGAGAATCAGGCTCGGGTCCCAAGGGCCGGCGATGTCGAGAAAGGCAATGACCTTGGCGGGATCGGTCATGCCTGAAACAAGCAGGCCGATGCCAAACACGATGCCGCTGAGAAAGGCGAGGGTTTTCATGGCTCAGGCCCCTCCGAGGATGTGGCGCATGACGAAGGTGGTCGCCATGCCCATGCCGATGAAGGTGCCCACTGCCGCCATCGAGCGCGGCGAAAACCGGGACAGCCCGCAGACGCCATGGCCGCTGGCGCAGCCCGAGCCCAGCCGGGTGCCGAAGCCCACAATCAATCCGCCGATCGCAATCACCGGCCACGACTCGCCGTAATGTGCGCCGGGCACCGGGCGGAACATCACCCAGATGAACGAAGCGGCGATCAGTCCGCCGAGAAACCACAGCCGCCATGGCGTGGGGCGTTTGGCCTGCAGGGCCTCGTTGATGGCGCCGCCGAAAATGCCGCTGATCCCGGCGATCTTGCCGCCGCCCAGCGCCATGGCGCCCGCTGCCGCGCCAATCAGCGCCCCGCCGAGAATGGCCGTGCCGGGCGTGAAATGCGCCCAATCGATGCTGAACATTTGTCTCTCCTTCGTGACATGGGCATGTTTGTCTCTGGTTTTATTGACGCCAGCCAGTATTCTGGTCAGGCCGTTTGCCGTACCGCGCCGACATGCAAGCGTCGCGGTACCAACTCATTTGCCAGGCGGTTCGTTGCCGCCGTGGCAGTAAATCTGATAGAGGGTCATCAGCACCGCGCTGGCTGCCGGGCTGGCCAGGCTGTAATACACCCGCTTGCCCTCGCGCCGCGTTTTCACCAAGCCTTGCGCACGCAGCACGGTGAGCTGCTGCGAGAGCGTGGGCTGGCTGACGTCGCAGGCCACCTCCAGGTCGCTGACGCAGATCTCCCCGCGGTTGATCTGACACAAAATGAGCAAACGGTCAGGATTGCCCAGGGTTTTCAACAAGGCGCCCGCCTGTTCCGAGTTGCGCCGCATGAGCTCGACGCTGGGAATCTCAAAATCTTGCGTGCTTGACATTGACATGGCTCACTCAATCAGGTAACTCCTAATGGAAAAACAATATATTCTTTTCTATAGTGTTTCTGCAACGCATTCCGCCTAGGAGATACCCGTATGAGTACGCAGACCCCCACCGTTCAGAGCTGGTTTCACGCGCCCACCTTTACGGCGACCCATTGCATCATCGACCCCGAAACTCGCCACTGCGCAATTCTCGACAGCGTGCTCGACTTCGATTACGCCTCGGGTCGCACCAAAACCGACTTTGCCGACCAGATCGCCGCCTACGTGCGCGAGCAGGGGCTCACGGTGGACTGGCTGCTGGAAAGCCATGCCCATGCCGACCATCTCTCCGCCGCGCCCTATCTCAAAAAGCTGTTCGGCGGCCAGATCGCGATTGGCGAACACATTCAGGACGTGCAGA encodes the following:
- the fdxA gene encoding ferredoxin FdxA — translated: MTFVVTENCIRCKYTDCVDVCPVDCFREGPNFLAIDPDECIDCAVCVPECPANAIYAEEDVPGDQQAFIKLNAELSRQWPSITKRKAAPDDADEWKDKPDKLQYLQR
- a CDS encoding DUF6691 family protein, which translates into the protein MKTLAFLSGIVFGIGLLVSGMTDPAKVIAFLDIAGPWDPSLILVMVTAVVVALVPMQLAQRRARSLVGEKIAFPSTRGITGKLILGSAIFGIGWGMTGLCPGPSLASLAASTWQEWLFFSSMVAGMIGFELWQRMGQRTRSAPAVPLAAATSRKT
- a CDS encoding YeeE/YedE family protein; protein product: MFSIDWAHFTPGTAILGGALIGAAAGAMALGGGKIAGISGIFGGAINEALQAKRPTPWRLWFLGGLIAASFIWVMFRPVPGAHYGESWPVIAIGGLIVGFGTRLGSGCASGHGVCGLSRFSPRSMAAVGTFIGMGMATTFVMRHILGGA
- a CDS encoding ArsR/SmtB family transcription factor, which gives rise to MSMSSTQDFEIPSVELMRRNSEQAGALLKTLGNPDRLLILCQINRGEICVSDLEVACDVSQPTLSQQLTVLRAQGLVKTRREGKRVYYSLASPAASAVLMTLYQIYCHGGNEPPGK